The sequence AATATCTCAACAAACTGGTAGAACGCAAGATCGGAGACTTTCCGTCCCCAGAGGCGTTTCATGCCGTCAAGGTTCAAGGTTTCAAGAATGATGGTATCAAACTTCTCGCAAAGTTTGCTTGCCAATTGCCAATGAAAGTCTTTGCGTTGGTTGGCAACTTTGCGATAGAGTCGTGCGAGGTCACGGACGCTCTGCCACCAGCCGTTAGAACCTTTAACCTTTCGGGAAAGACTTTTGTTGAGAGACCGAAGTTTCTTCAAGGACTGTTTCAACGGTTGTGGGTGTTGTATCTTTTCACCCGTGCTAAGCGTCAAATATGCGTCTTTCATACCGAAGTCTGCCCCAACACTCTGACCCGTCGTTGGCAGCGGTTTTGTTTCTACAAAATCGGTTATCAGATAAAGCCAATAGTCGCCGCAAGCGTCGCGCTTTATCGTGATACGACTGATATTCCCATGAAACTCACGGTGCTTATGGAACGCATACGCCACTTTATCATGTCGCCATTTCCCTTTCTCCCATTTTCTGAAGTTGAGGGTGAGGCGATTGTCTTTCAGAGACCAACCTGCTTGTTTGAGCGTCAAGGATTTGAACCTATGGCGTTTTTTGATCTTCGGCCTGCCACCAAGTTTCTTGAAAAAACGCTCATACGCAAGGTGTATCCGTTTCAATTCTTCTTGCATAGCTTGACTCGGCAATGCTTTCCAATGTGGATGCGTCGTGCGTTTCAAATCAGTCAAATGTTCACACATCGCAGCGTGGTTCGCATACGGCAAACCATCTTTATAGCGTTGACGGTGCCACTCATGGAAATACTTATGCACCTGCCACATATCATCAAGCAGATTACCAAGTCGTATCAAATTAGATTGATTTCCGAACTTATACTTATACGTTTTCATGGTATATCACATATCACACCTTTATCCCCTGCTAAGTGGGACGGCAGACACATTGTCAAGCGACAATGCTTAGCATGTCTGCCAGTGTGATAGTATTAATTATACCGCAATTTGACTACAATTGTCAAGTTTATTTTTCAACAATATCCTACGCCGTCTTACATCCCCAAGCTAAAGCAGGGGGCTTTAGACGGAAGACAGGTAAACCGTTTCTTACGCAAATCGTTTCTACTTGCAAGGAGGAATGACATCATGAAACATCAATTGTCTTTTTTAAGAGAAGTTCGTCAGGCACTACTTACGGGTTTTTCACATTCAACGGTGCGAGCGTGTGTTGCGTCGCTCGTTTTCGCACTCCTTGCAATAAACTGTGGTCCGCCGCCGCAAGGACAGTTCCACGTTCCTGAAACAGCACTCGCCGCTGCTGAGAAGAATGTAACACAGCAAGCAAAAAGGGACCAAGCGGTCAGTCTACCTGAAAACGCTGTCGTCCATTTACGGGAGCGACCCTATGTCAGAAATGCCTTCAAGGAATCGCCGAACGCAAATAGCAGGGGTGGACTTGATGATTTCTATGCAAGGACACGTGGCAAGGTGCAGCACGCCGCTATTATCTCTAACTGCTCGCTTGATGTCCTGAAAGCGTTTGTTGCCAAAGGGTGGATTCCCATTGTAAGAATTCAATTTTCACGAGGGAATGCAGAGATTCTGCCATTGGCTCGTTATAGCGATC comes from Candidatus Poribacteria bacterium and encodes:
- a CDS encoding RNA-guided endonuclease TnpB family protein, producing MKTYKYKFGNQSNLIRLGNLLDDMWQVHKYFHEWHRQRYKDGLPYANHAAMCEHLTDLKRTTHPHWKALPSQAMQEELKRIHLAYERFFKKLGGRPKIKKRHRFKSLTLKQAGWSLKDNRLTLNFRKWEKGKWRHDKVAYAFHKHREFHGNISRITIKRDACGDYWLYLITDFVETKPLPTTGQSVGADFGMKDAYLTLSTGEKIQHPQPLKQSLKKLRSLNKSLSRKVKGSNGWWQSVRDLARLYRKVANQRKDFHWQLASKLCEKFDTIILETLNLDGMKRLWGRKVSDLAFYQFVEILRYKCQKHKRQFVQIGQWTATTKPCADCGHRNENLSLSDRQWTCPECGSHHDRDINAAINILQAGIPVKVSARYA